From Halorientalis litorea:
GCGCGGTTCGCCGACGACTTCGACTGTGCGATTCCAGCCTTCGAGGGTAACGGGTTCGAAATCGAGGAGGGTCGCTCCCCGCTGTTGGACGTGCCATTCGAGGACGTCGAACCGGTGGACTACGGCGTCGAGGGCGTCACACTCCTCTCGGGGGTCAACAGCGGCGGGAAGACGTCGACGCTCGATTTGGTCGCGCTCGTCGTCGTCCTCGCGCACATAGGTCTGCCCGTCCCGGCCGACCGCGCCCGCATCGAACGGGTGACCGAACTCCACTACCACGCCAAGACGCAGGGGACGCTCGACGCGGGTGCGTTCGAATCCACGCTCCGGGAGTTCGGCGGACTGGTGACCGGCGTGGGGGACACGGACGGCGACGGCCCAGCGGACGCCCACAGACTCGTCCTCGTGGACGAACTCGAATCCATCACCGAACCCGGCGCGAGTGCCAAAATCATGGCGGGTATCCTCGAAGCACTCGACGGGCGGGGCGCGACGGCCGTGTTCGTCTCCCACCTCGCAGGCGAGATACAGGCCGCCGCCGAGTCGGCGGTGCAGGTGGACGGGATTCAGGCCGTCGGCCTCGAAGACGGTGAACTCCGCGTGAACCGCTCGCCGGTGAAGGGACAACTCGCCCGCTCGACGCCGGAACTCATCGTGGAGAAACTCGCCGACGACGAGGCCAGTCCCGAAGACGAACGCGAGTTCTACGCACGCCTGCTCGGGAAGTTCGACGGCGAAGAGCAAGAGTGAGCGGCCCACGAACGGGCCGCTCCGAACAACTAAGTGCTGTGGGGAGCGTGGTGAAAGTGATGGCAGACGACCCCGGGGACGGGATGCTCGGGTGGGACGAGTCCGTGTTCCGCAACGAACACGTCTTCGAGATAGATTACCTGCCGGAGACCTTTCACCACCGAGAGACCCAGATGGAGAGCCTGAAGTACGCGCTCCGTCCGGCGGCCCGCGGGTCGCGGCCGCTGAACGTCATCGCGCGCGGGCCACCGGGAACCGGGAAGACGACCGGCGTCCAGAAACTGTTCAGCGAGCTGCGGGCCGAGGCACCGGACGTGCAGGCAGTCCGCATCAACTGTCAGGTCAACTCGACCCGCTACTCCGTGTTCTCCCAGTTGTTCGAGGGCGTCTTCGACTACGAACCGCCCTCCTCGGGCATCTCGTTCAAGCGGTTGTTCGAGCAGGTGACCGACCGACTGGTCGAGGACGAGGAGGTACTCGTCGTGGCACTCGACGACGTGAACTATCTGTTCTACGAGAACGAGGCCTCCGATACCCTGTACTCGCTGTTGCGCGCCCACGAGGAACACGCCGGGGCGAAAATCGGCGTCATCTGCATCTCCTCGGACCTCGATTTGGACGTCATCGAGGAACTCGACGGCCGCGTGCAGTCGGTGTTCCGTCCCGAGGAGGTCTACTTCCCGACCTACAGCGAGGCCGAAATCGCCGACATCCTCGGGGAGCGCGTCGAGCGCGGCTTCCACGAGGGCGTCGTCTCCGCGCCGGTGCTGGACCGCGTGGCCGCGCTCACCGCCGAGGCCAACGGTGACCTCCGGGTCGGCATCGACCTCCTGCGCCGGGCGGGCCTGAACGCCGAGATGCGCGCCGCCACCGAGGTCAGCACCGAGGACGTGGAGGACGCCTACGACAAGTCCAAGTACGTCCACCTCTCCCGGGCACTCCGGGGGCTCTCGGACAGCGAGGCGGCCCTCGCGGCGGTCATCGCCGAACACTCCGGCGAGCAAGCCGGGGCGGTCTACGAGGCGTTCAACGACCGGACCGACTTGGGCTACACCCGCTACTCCGAAATCATCAACAAACTCGACCGCCTCGACATCATCGACGCCACCTACACCGACGTGGAGGGGCGGGGCCGGTCGCGGGAACTCGCCCTGAACTACGACGCCGAGGCGGTGCTGGACCGCCTCGGTGACGGATAAGCCGGTCAGAACGCTTCGACGTGCGGGCGCAGGTCCAACTCCAGCGTCCACGCCGCGCGGTCCTGTTCGACGAGGTGCCAGTAGCTCTCGGCGATAGCGTCCGGGTCGAGGTAGTCCTCGGGGGCAGCCACCTCGCGGTCGGGTGGGAGAATCTGTCCGTCGAGGACGACGTGAGCGACGTGAATCCCGTCGGGACCCAACTCGCGCGCCATCGACTCGGCCATCCCGCGGCAGGCGAACTTGGCGGCGGAGAACCCGATTGCGTCCTCACGGCCACGGACCGACGTGGTCGCGCCGGTGAAGATAATCGTCCCGCCGTCGCCGGCCTGCATGTCGTCCACGGCGGCCTGCGAGCAGTGGAGGGCGGCCCGCGGGCCGACGGCGAGCGCGCGGTCGAACTCCGCGGCCGAAACCGCCTCGACGCCCTTCCACGGGGCGGCACTGGCGTGGTTGACCAACACGTCGACGGGACCGAACGCCTCGCGGATACGGTCGAAGGCCGCCGCGATATCGTCGGAGTCGGCGAGGTCGGTCGGAACTGCGAGGCCCGCACCTGCCGTGTCGTCCAACTCGGCGGCGAGGTCCACGATGTACGACTCCGTCCGGGCGAGGAGTGCGACCCGACAGCCCTCGCGGGCGAACGTGCGAGCGAGCGACGCACCGAGGCCGGGGCCGACCCCGGCGACGACTGCCGTGCGTGACATGCGGTCGAATAGCGGCCCCGTGGACAAAAACCCGTAGTCGCCGTGTGACGGTCAGAAGACGGCATGAGAGAGTGTATCTCACATCACCCAAAGTTAAGACACCCCCATCCTTTGAGGGAGGTGTATGCCGGAATGTCAGAACTGCGGCGCGTTCGTCACTGCCGCGTATGCACGTGTTTTTACACCGAACGGCATCCAGAAACCACGGGTCTGCCCGCAGTGCGAGGACAAGATTCGCGACGGTGCGGACGTGCGGCAAGCACGCTCGACGCGCCGAAGCTAACTGTTCGTTCGCTCCTCGCCGTCGGTTCCAACCCGGAGATCCCCGTCACGCTCGCAAAGGAAAGGGTGCGACTGCGGACGAAGTCGCCCCGGACGCGTCACACAGTCGACAGCAGCGGCTCGGAGGAGCCGAAAGCCGGGCCGTCGTCGGTGTGGCCCGTGGAAGCAGTTTTTATGTTCGTCCGTCTCGACCGGTCGACGTAGAGGAGTCGCGCTAGTTTCATCATGGACCCGGACGATTTCACCTTTATCGACCTGTTCGCCGGTATCGGCGGTATCCGCATCGCGCTCGAGCGCGCCGGGGGGCACTGTGTCTTCTCCTCGGAGATAGACGACAAGGCGCGAGCGACGTACGAGCGGAACTTCGGCGAGACGCCGAGCGGCGACATCACCGAGATTCCCGCCGACGACATCCCCGACCACGACGTCTTGGTCGGCGGGTGGCCCTGCCCCTCGTTCAGCATCATGGGTGACAAGGAGGGCATCGACGACGACAGAGGGGCACTCTTCTTCGAAATCGAGCGTATCCTCGAAGCGAAACAGCCCCACGCGTTCCTGCTCGAAAACGTCAAACATCTCAAGGGTATCGACGGCGGCGAGGTGTACGAGTTCATCGAGGACAGACTCGAAGCGGCGGGCTATCACGTCCAGTCGAAGGTCCTCGACGCCCGGGATTACGGCCTCCCGCAGAAGCGAGAGCGGACGATGATAGTCGGGTTCGAGAAGAACTACAAGTTCACCATTCCCGAGCGAAACAGGGAGCAGAAGGACTTATCCGACGTGCTACAGCCCGAGAGTGCGGTCGACGAGGAGTACCAAGCCACGGAGTACATCAAGGAGAAACGACAGGATGCGGTGAACGAGGAGAACGTGTTCACCCCCTCGGTGTGGCACGAGAACAGGGCCGGCAACATCTCCATCCTGCCGTACTCGTGCGC
This genomic window contains:
- a CDS encoding ORC1-type DNA replication protein, translated to MADDPGDGMLGWDESVFRNEHVFEIDYLPETFHHRETQMESLKYALRPAARGSRPLNVIARGPPGTGKTTGVQKLFSELRAEAPDVQAVRINCQVNSTRYSVFSQLFEGVFDYEPPSSGISFKRLFEQVTDRLVEDEEVLVVALDDVNYLFYENEASDTLYSLLRAHEEHAGAKIGVICISSDLDLDVIEELDGRVQSVFRPEEVYFPTYSEAEIADILGERVERGFHEGVVSAPVLDRVAALTAEANGDLRVGIDLLRRAGLNAEMRAATEVSTEDVEDAYDKSKYVHLSRALRGLSDSEAALAAVIAEHSGEQAGAVYEAFNDRTDLGYTRYSEIINKLDRLDIIDATYTDVEGRGRSRELALNYDAEAVLDRLGDG
- a CDS encoding SDR family NAD(P)-dependent oxidoreductase, with translation MSRTAVVAGVGPGLGASLARTFAREGCRVALLARTESYIVDLAAELDDTAGAGLAVPTDLADSDDIAAAFDRIREAFGPVDVLVNHASAAPWKGVEAVSAAEFDRALAVGPRAALHCSQAAVDDMQAGDGGTIIFTGATTSVRGREDAIGFSAAKFACRGMAESMARELGPDGIHVAHVVLDGQILPPDREVAAPEDYLDPDAIAESYWHLVEQDRAAWTLELDLRPHVEAF
- a CDS encoding DUF7563 family protein, giving the protein MPECQNCGAFVTAAYARVFTPNGIQKPRVCPQCEDKIRDGADVRQARSTRRS
- a CDS encoding DNA cytosine methyltransferase — its product is MDPDDFTFIDLFAGIGGIRIALERAGGHCVFSSEIDDKARATYERNFGETPSGDITEIPADDIPDHDVLVGGWPCPSFSIMGDKEGIDDDRGALFFEIERILEAKQPHAFLLENVKHLKGIDGGEVYEFIEDRLEAAGYHVQSKVLDARDYGLPQKRERTMIVGFEKNYKFTIPERNREQKDLSDVLQPESAVDEEYQATEYIKEKRQDAVNEENVFTPSVWHENRAGNISILPYSCALRANASHNYLLVNGERHLTPREMLRLQGFPEDFEVEGAYTRIREQVGNSVPVPMIAAVAEAMMDAIERDETTPVTEQTELPIE